In Cynocephalus volans isolate mCynVol1 chromosome 3, mCynVol1.pri, whole genome shotgun sequence, one DNA window encodes the following:
- the LOC134374089 gene encoding activated RNA polymerase II transcriptional coactivator p15-like, with amino-acid sequence MPKSKELVSSSSSGSDSDSEVDKKLKRKKQVAPEKPLKKQKTGETWRALLSSKQSSSSRDDNMFQIGKMRYVSVRDFKGKVLIDIREYWMDPEGEMKPGRKGISLNPEQWSQLKEQISDIDDAVRKL; translated from the coding sequence ATGCCAAAATCAAAGGAACTTGTTTCTTCAAGCTCCTCAGGCAGTGATTCTGACAGTGAAGTTGATAAAAAGTTAAAGAGGAAAAAGCAAGTTGCTCCAGAAAAacctttaaagaaacaaaagactggagAAACTTGGAGAGCTCTGTTATCTTCCAAACAGAGCAGTAGCAGCAGAGATGATAACATGTTTCAGATTGGGAAAATGAGGTACGTTAGTGTTCGGGACTTTAAAGGGAAAGTTCTAATTGATATTAGAGAATATTGGATGGATCCAGAAGGTGAAATGAAACCAGGAAGAAAAGGTATTTCTTTAAATCCGGAACAATGGAGCCAGCTGAAAGAACAAATTTCTGACATTGATGATGCAGTAAGAAAACTGTAA